The Fundulus heteroclitus isolate FHET01 unplaced genomic scaffold, MU-UCD_Fhet_4.1 scaffold_168, whole genome shotgun sequence genome includes a window with the following:
- the slitrk5b gene encoding SLIT and NTRK-like protein 5, with the protein MICRKMQLWIPYVLLGATSVCTVEMSGYYGEICQELCACEEREGMLTVSCESRGIARLSSISPVLFSQYQLLLTGNLLTKLSTNDFVEYKGLTILHLGNNEISEVKAGAFNGQQGLKRLHLNNNKIDALKEEFFYGLENLEYLQIDYNYITHVEQNAFSRLRHLEVLILNDNLISSLPVNVFQFVPLTHLDLRGNQLKVLPYMGLLEHMNSVVELQLEENPWNCSCELIALKTWLESISYTALVGDVVCEFPFRLHGRDLDEVSKQELCPRRAIAEYEMPPPPHLGADAYYRTTPALGAFFTASGIARSSSRPTKGPRQSAKLKSKPTARIPSNKPQNYGQIVSYQTKSPVPLDCPTACTCNLQISDLGLNVNCQERKIEQISDLNPKPYNPKKMYLTGNYIPVVRRSDFIEATGLDLLHLGNNKIARVDDRAFGDLTYLRRLYLNGNLIDHLRASMFYGLESLQFLYLEYNVIKEVTADTFQHVPKLQLLFLNNNLLKTLPEGTFNGLTLARLNLRNNHLRYLPVRGVLDQLTALVQVDLYENPWDCSCSILDLKMWLEQLSIGTVVNNVICGSPKKLAGEDMRYIKTTNFCPNNSDILASMIPPSEESFPGSTITIETSLDSDTQLSTIPLSVMILALLLLFIVSVFVAAGLFVATKKRRQKNQSEQNESMNACISSLNMEYGLYKKGSIPKVRTSAGHVYEYIPPPTEATCRTAAQTPMDNKSADGFRDFDELSSAFLGNLDEEAASNVMSSEYSATTPEPSNKPSTPYRDDPCYYRDAVLESDKNRRHSNTVLCRHGAHSSNQYTSDFDARHQYVHPESIQQAILYCTAPSSVYVEPNRSEYWELKAKLHLDPDYLEVLEKRTTFTQF; encoded by the coding sequence ATGATTTGCAGGAAAATGCAGCTTTGGATTCCATATGTTTTGCTCGGTGCAACTTCTGTGTGCACCGTTGAGATGTCTGGCTATTATGGGGAAATCTGTCAAGAACTGTGTGCCTGTGAGGAAAGAGAAGGGATGCTTACAGTGAGCTGTGAAAGCAGAGGAATTGCAAGACTCTCAAGCATAAGCCCAGTGCTATTCTCCCAGTATCAGCTACTCCTTACAGGGAATCTTTTGACAAAGCTTTCTACCAATGATTTTGTTGAGTACAAAGGACTTACGATATTACATCTTGGAAATAATGAAATATCTGAAGTTAAAGCGGGAGCTTTTAATGGACAGCAGGGATTGAAACGATTACATCTCAATAATAACAAAATTGATGCCCTGAAGGAAGAGTTTTTCTACGGCCTTGAAAATCTGGAGTATTTGCAGATTGATTATAATTACATCACTCATGTGGAGCAAAATGCCTTCAGCAGACTTCGACATCTGGAGGTCTTGATTCTGAATGACAATTTGATATCTAGTCTGCCTGTAAACGTTTTTCAGTTTGTACCATTGACTCATTTAGACCTAAGAGGGAACCAGCTCAAAGTGCTTCCCTACATGGGTCTACTGGAGCACATGAACAGCGTCGTGGAGCTACAGCTGGAGGAGAATCCCTGGAATTGCTCCTGTGAGTTGATTGCTCTTAAGACTTGGTTGGAAAGCATTTCCTACACAGCTTTGGTTGGGGACGTGGTTTGCGAGTTCCCCTTCCGGCTTCATGGGAGAGACCTCGACGAGGTTTCAAAACAAGAGCTGTGTCCGAGGAGAGCCATCGCTGAGTACGAGATGCCGCCTCCTCCTCATTTGGGTGCCGACGCATACTACAGGACCACGCCAGCTCTCGGTGCCTTCTTCACTGCATCTGGCATTGCACGATCCTCGTCGAGACCAACCAAGGGACCTCGTCAGTCAGccaaattaaaatcaaagcCAACTGCTCGCATCCCATCAAATAAGCCGCAGAATTATGGTCAGATTGTTTCGTATCAGACCAAATCTCCAGTGCCTTTAGATTGCCCAACTGCCTGCACCTGCAATCTCCAGATTTCAGACCTTGGCCTGAATGTGAACTGCCAGGAGAGAAAGATTGAACAGATCTCTGATCTGAATCCCAAACCATACAACCCCAAAAAGATGTACCTCACAGGGAATTACATCCCTGTGGTGCGCCGGTCAGATTTTATTGAGGCAACTGGGTTAGATTTGCTTCATCTTGGTAACAATAAGATAGCTCGGGTAGATGATAGAGCTTTTGGTGATTTGACATATCTGCGAAGACTGTACCTAAATGGGAATTTGATTGACCATCTTAGAGCCAGTATGTTTTACGGACTAGAAAGCCTACAGTTCTTATATCTAGAGTACAATGTGATTAAAGAAGTGACTGCCGACACTTTTCAGCATGTCCCCAAgcttcagcttctttttttaaacaataatctCCTGAAAACTTTGCCAGAGGGAACCTTCAATGGCTTAACATTAGCCAGACTAAATCTTCGTAACAATCACTTGCGCTATCTCCCTGTCAGGGGTGTACTTGATCAACTTACAGCCCTTGTTCAAGTTGATTTGTATGAGAATCCCTGGGATTGCTCTTGCAGTATACTAGACTTGAAGATGTGGCTGGAGCAGCTCAGCATAGGCACAGTTGTAAACAACGTCATATGTGGCTCCCCAAAGAAGCTGGCTGGGGAAGATATGAGATACATTAAGACAACTAATTTCTGCCCTAATAACTCTGATATACTTGCCTCTATGATTCCACCCTCCGAGGAATCCTTTCCGGGGAGCACTATCACTATAGAAACATCCTTAGACTCCGACACTCAGCTCAGCACCATTCCTTTATCTGTAATGATTCTGGCCCTTCTCCTCTTATTCATTGTGTCTGTGTTCGTGGCAGCGGGACTGTTtgtggcaacaaaaaaaagacggCAGAAGAATCAAAGTGAGCAGAACGAATCGATGAATGCTTGCATTAGCTCTCTCAACATGGAGTATGGCCTTTATAAAAAGGGATCTATTCCCAAAGTTAGAACATCAGCTGGGCATGTCTATGAGTATATCCCACCTCCCACTGAAGCCACATGTAGAACTGCTGCACAAACCCCCATGGACAACAAGTCAGCGGATGGATTTAGAGACTTTGACGAGTTAAGCAGCGCCTTTCTGGGTAACCTAGATGAAGAGGCAGCCAGTAATGTGATGAGCTCTGAGTACAGCGCCACCACTCCAGAGCCTTCCAACAAGCCCTCCACCCCTTACAGAGATGATCCGTGCTACTATAGAGATGCAGTACTGGAGTCTGACAAGAACAGACGCCACAGCAATACTGTACTTTGCAGGCATGGAGCTCATTCCTCAAATCAGTATACCTCAGACTTCGATGCAAGGCATCAATACGTGCACCCAGAGAGCATACAACAGGCAATACTGTATTGTACAGCACCGAGTTCAGTTTATGTAGAACCCAACAGAAGCGAGTATTGGGAACTGAAAGCAAAGCTTCATCTGGATCCAGACtacctggaggttctggaaaAACGAACTACATTCACACAGTTTTAA